In the genome of Megalops cyprinoides isolate fMegCyp1 chromosome 7, fMegCyp1.pri, whole genome shotgun sequence, one region contains:
- the tti1 gene encoding TELO2-interacting protein 1 homolog, whose protein sequence is MEQISDPKVAFALLRPACVLLTKEQTVANVEQLSAQLRCVDDCALQQLQEYIIFPLRFVLRTPGPKRENLIQAALEGIGYVLARTCVRSWDVLRELFSELCLCLCLPGDPGKPAPRSDELKVSALRGLDTLLHAAYGDILFQLYAPAMLPGLGAAVSLLLALGEQEGSREVRTAALKCLQALLLRCDCPEDHVTASRDEVRLLGGTFASFLPGITLALSRVAAADVRQGHAVTVRAIRVWYQTVGLVMADEQLSDPEVGEEPTGEELGRVGELVVRRSPAWAKDTSGKLGVLLRKIVSCASAHQHWKVRLEVASLADHLLSTCCKSLGDCLGPLLEALVAMVSDESPAVRDRCEAALESAARRNRDDGGHAFEDVLSENLHSLATSLPRLMRTSDDRHKLSVLCAFSGYLRILGPGVTAVLSSAAHLQRISKALMQVLELDVTDVRIVEERGSSNPVGDGTGPQETRTQKKHFLYFTDEKIFSALQQICRLLGYYGDLYLLVDHFMDLYRESSVYRKQAALVLNEIVTGAAGLGVTVTQERSPRSQDDLNAAATSIIEEYISHSNWHLTTVCEQSEKVEEGHFSRSRVLSITNRAERDCLQLPTEAKGSTIHQLNSNIWQLCIQLEGIGAMALALGADFQLLLMTALYPVLEKAGDETLLVSQAALSAMWDFCRACGYGALRELIACNSDYLLNDVSLNLRRLALHPHAPRVLAVMFCHSDAGLLPLVHDVVQDVLAALDQSYDERAPVFCAVLHSLMNAIVRWFPGEPPGSAGAKRVGSNHEDPLDVRQFLLDYRRQKELAEGIIGDEQDEDETDAPPPAPESDVDVTSPDVKAELPSHIVISKEVMERCIHLLAHPSVRLRLKVLDVLELCVLVLRAQENELLPMAHRCWPALLQRLTNDDPLVVLRAFRVLCTLGETCGDFLRRRVSKDVLPKLASSLLKQAPISAKAGPIYTHTLAYKLQLAVLEGLGALCLRLDLADTDLESVSEACLPYLSCRQPYKLQEACLCVFQYMTQMDPDAMWFTLNELYCPCSYEPPHPDLSTVHLAGMGRSRNEYTDNILKLLEEIR, encoded by the exons ATGGAGCAGATCAGTGACCCCAAAGTGGCTTTCGCCCTCCTGCGTCCGGCCTGCGTGCTGCTGACCAAGGAGCAGACGGTGGCGAACGTGGAGCAGCTTAGCGCGCAGCTGCGGTGCGTGGACGACTGcgccctgcagcagctgcaggagtaCATCATCTTCCCGCTGCGCTTCGTGCTCAGGACGCCCGGGCCCAAGAGGGAGAACCTGATCCAGGCGGCACTGGAGGGCATCGGGTACGTCCTGGCCCGCACCTGCGTGCGGAGCTGGGACGTCCTGCGGGAGCTGTTCTCCGAGctgtgcctctgcctctgcttgcCGGGCGACCCTGGGAAGCCCGCGCCCAGGTCGGACGAGCTGAAGGTCTCGGCCCTGCGGGGCCTGGACACCCTGCTGCACGCAGCCTACGGGGACATCCTGTTCCAGCTGTACGCGCCCGCCATGCTGCCCGGCCTGGGCGCCGCCGtctccctgctgctggccctgggGGAGCAGGAGGGGTCCAGGGAGGTGCGGACGGCCGCGCTGAAGTGCCTCCAGGCCCTGCTCCTGCGCTGCGACTGCCCCGAGGATCACGTGACCGCCAGCCGGGACGAGGTGCGGCTCCTGGGCGGCACCTTCGCGTCTTTCCTGCCCGGGATCACCCTCGCCCTGTCGCGGGTGGCCGCTGCCGACGTCAGGCAGGGCCACGCCGTGACGGTGAGGGCCATAAGGGTGTGGTACCAGACCGTGGGCCTGGTCATGGCCGACGAGCAGCTGTCGGACCCGGAGGTCGGGGAGGAGCCCACaggggaggagctggggagggtgggggagcTGGTGGTGCGGAGGAGCCCGGCCTGGGCCAAGGACACCTCCGGGAAGCTGGGGGTCCTCCTGCGGAAGATCGTATCCTGCGCTTCGGCTCACCAGCACTGGAAGGTGAGGCTGGAGGTGGCGAGCCTGGCCGACCACCTCCTCTCCACCTGCTGCAAGTCCCTCGGGGACTGCCTTGGCCCCCTGCTGGAGGCCCTGGTCGCCATGGTGAGCGACGAGAGCCCCGCCGTCCGGGACAGGTGCGAGGCGGCCCTGGAGAGCGCGGCCCGGAGGAACCGGGACGATGGCGGCCACGCCTTCGAGGACGTCCTCTCGGAGAACCTGCACTCCCTCGCCACGTCCCTGCCCCGCCTCATGAGGACGTCGGATGACCGGCATAAGCTGTCCGTCCTCTGCGCCTTCTCGGGGTACCTCAGGATACTGGGCCCGGGGGTGACGGCAGTGCTGAGTTCGGCCGCTCACCTGCAACGCATCTCCAAGGCACTGAtgcaggtgctggagctggacGTGACCGATGTGCGCATCGTCGAAGAGAGGGGCTCCTCGAACCCGGTGGGAGACGGGACGGGTCCTCAGGAGACGCGTACCCAGAAGAAGCACTTCCTCTACTTCACAGACGAAAAGATCTTCTCCGCCCTTCAGCAGATCTGCAGGCTCCTGGGATACTATGGAGACCTCTATCTCCTGGTGGACCATTTCATGGATCTCTACAGGGAGTCTTCGGTTTATAGGAAGCAAGCGGCCTTGGTGCTTAATGAGATCGTCACAGGGGCAGCCGGGCTGGGCGTGACGGTCACCCAGGAGCGTAGCCCAAGGAGTCAAGACGATCTGAATGCAGCTGCAACGTCGATCATTGAGGAATACATCAGCCATAGCAACTGGCACTTGACGACCGTTTGTGAGCAATCCGAAAAGGTGGAGGAGGGACATTTCAGCAGGTCTAGGGTGCTATCTATCACCAACAGAGCGGAAAGAGACTGTTTGCAGCTCCCCACAGAGGCAAAAGGCTCCACCATCCACCAGCTGAACAGCAACATCTGGCAGCTCTGCATCCAGCTGGAGGGGATAGGAGCCATGGCCCTGGCCCTGGGGGCGGACTTCCAGCTGCTCCTGATGACGGCGCTCTACCCCGTGCTGGAGAAGGCCGGAGACGAGACGCTGCTGGTCAGCCAGGCGGCCCTCTCCGCCATGTGGGACTTCTGCCGGGCCTGCGGCTACGGCGCGCTCAGGGAGCTCATCGCCTGCAACTCGGACTACCTGCTTAACGACGTGTCGCTCAACCTGCGGAGGCTGGCCCTGCACCCACACGCGCCCCGCGTCCTCGCCGTCATGTTCTGCCACTCGGACGCCGGCTTGCTGCCGCTGGTGCACGACGTCGTCCAGGACGTGCTGGCGGCCCTGGACCAGAGCTACGACGAGCGGGCGCCCGTGTTCTGCGCCGTGCTCCACTCACTCATGAACGCCATCG TGAGGTGGTTCCCTGGGGAGCCCCCAGGATCAGCTGGGGCCAAAAGGGTGGGGTCCAACCATGAGGATCCACTGGATGTGAGGCAGTTTCTCCTGGATTACCGCAGGCAGAAGGAGCTGGCAGAGGGCATTATAGGGGATGAACAGGATGAAGACGAAACAG ACGCCCCGCCGCCAGCCCCCGAGAGCGACGTGGACGTGACCAGCCCTGACGTGAAGGCCGAGCTCCCCTCACACATCGTCATATCCAAGGAGGTGATGGAGAGATGCATCCACCTGCTGGCCCACCCCAGCGTGCGGCTCAGGCTCAAG GTTCTGGACGTGCTGGAGCTGTGCGTGCTGGTCCTGCGGGCTCAGGAGAACGAGCTGCTGCCGATGGCGCACCGCTGCTGGCCCGCCCTCCTGCAGCGGCTCACCAACGATGACCCGCTGGTGGTGCTGCGGGCCTTTAGG GTGCTGTGCACTCTGGGAGAAACCTGTGGGGACTTCCTCAGGAGGAGGGTGTCCAAGGACGTGCTGCCGAAGCTCGCCAGCTCCTTGCTGAAGCAGGCCCCGATCAGTGCCAAGGCTGGGCCCATCTACACCCACACCCTGGCCTATAAGCTGCAGCTGGCTGTGCTGGAGGGCCTGGGAGCCCTGTGTCTTCGGCTGGACCTGG CTGACACTGATCTTGAGTCAGTATCTGAGGCCTGCCTGCCCTACCTGAGCTGCAGACAACCATACAAACTGCAAGAGGCCTGTCTCTG tgttttccAGTATATGACTCAGATGGACCCTGACGCCATGTGGTTTACCCTGAATGAACTATACTGCCCGTGCTCGTACGAGCCCCCACACCCAGACCTGAGTACCGTGCACCTGGCGGGAATGGGTCGAAGCAGGAATGAGTACACAGACAATATTCTCAAGCTCCTGGAGGAGATCCGCTGA